The Helianthus annuus cultivar XRQ/B chromosome 15, HanXRQr2.0-SUNRISE, whole genome shotgun sequence genomic sequence CCCAGTATGATAACATTTCAGCACCTTTGAATGATATCAAATAGAAGGCAAAGAAGAAGCAGAGAAGTTCGATGATTTATCGATGGTTGAAGATGCTCTGCATGTCCATATTTAATTCCAATATGTATGCCTTGTACAACTCTATACCCATCGTATTACTTTATTCACGTGTCAGACAACATAGTCAAATCAGTCTCAAATCAGTCTTCATGACGCCCGTCTAGGCCTAGACGAGGCGTCTTCCTCTATCATCTAGACCAATACGTGGCATATGATGTGATTGATTTGACGTAATACGAGGTTTACCAACCGGTCGGAGACAAGAACCCTTGACGCTCCCGTCTAGGCCTGTACGAGGCGTTTTGAAGGGTTGACAAAAAAACCCTAGACGCCCCATCTAAGCCTATACGAGACGTCTTAAAGGGTGTGAAAATAAGCCTTTGGGTGTGTGAATATGTAGACTTTTTTAATCTAAAGattaaactgccattttggtccctggggtttggtcacttttgctactttagttcaaaactcaaactttttgaatctgggtccctgtggtttcaattttgttgccattttggtccaaaagcaTAGTTAGCTCATATTTATCTAATAAAATCCTGGTATtttatcattttcctcaggggcaaaatggtcattagAAGTTATagatataaaaaataaattataaaagaAACATCTACTCTCTAtcattctctctctcttctcccaCCATCACCATCAACCACCTGCtaccaccactaccactaccaccatCATAAAAAGCACAACCACTACCACCATCATAAAAACACCACCACTACCAGCCCTCCTTCAACCACCATAACGCCATCTGCTAAACCCCATCATCACCGCCCCATCTACCATCATCCACCAGCCCACACATCGGATCTGAACCAGGTTTGATGGCAAAGCTGTAAACAATTTCACTAATCCAGTTTCAGTTTCAGTTTCAGTTTCAAACCCTCCTCTTCAGTTTAGCTTTAATTTAACTATTCAAAAACCAACTCCAGCGGAAACTCACCTAGACTTCACCGATTCAACAAAACCCTTGTAAGCTCCAGATCCGGTGTGTCTGAAGTGGGTTTCAGCTCAGCTGGACCTGGATTACTCAGCGAACCTACTAGCACAGTGGTTAACTCTGGACGGAGAGCCCTGCAAAGATTCCTCCACCGAGGATATTATCATCTGGGGTTTGGACCAGGGGGATATTGAGTTGTCTACGGTGCTTTCCTCAGTCGTCGGATCCACCAGAATTCGGGTTTGCAATCTTAATCAGAGCTCTTGGTTCATCAGCGATCTCCATGTCGCCGCCGGTGAATCACCATCTCCTCCGCCATGCACGTTGAACCGTAACAAACATCACCATTTAACCACCGTTGAAGGCGCGACAGCCTACTTCGTCCCACACCCATTTGCTTCTCCGATCTTAGTATCTCTCTAGCAGAGACTTTTATCTCCTTTGGATTAGGGTTTAATTTGGGAAAGAAGATGATCTCTCAGTAGGCTTTAATAAGGCCAAAGAtcgaattttattttattattttgagttaaatgccattttagtccctgtggtttgggtctagtgctgtaaacgagccgagtcgagccgagctagacctagctcgagctcggctcgaactccattcgagctggctcggctcgagctcgaatttcaaatcgagctgagattttaggctcgagctcgactcgattagagttcgagctagctcggctcggctcgatctagctcgaactaacaaagaaccgcaaAACTTACTACTTAAAAAGTCCttaaaatgaatttcttcatagactaagggccataattgtcatttaatttaaccatatggctaaatatgcaagtataaatagttaattcaccttatacattgtctttaccttcttttataagGAAGATACTCCCTTAagttttgttttctaagcgatgtgagacaaaaaaatgaaggatgtaaaccttatcgagccagctcacgagccgagccaggccaagctcgagctcggctcgtttacaaaccgagccgagccgagctggctcgtttacaaccgagccaatttcgagccaaGCTTTCTTCGAGCaattttcgagcgagtttcgagcaagctgcgagccacgagttttttgaacacccctatttgggtcattttaccagtttagtccaaaggtttcatttttaacctgtgggtccaaaaaggtttcacagttgccattttagtccacttggataacttcatccattttttctgttaacgagaaggccaattcggttattttgtatgtaattctgttaactaaaagggcaattcagccatataaaatgaccaaattggccttcttgttaacagaaaaaatggatgaagttaacccagtggactaaaatggcaactgtgaaacctttttggacccacaggttaaaaatgaaacctttggactaaactggtaaaatgacacaaaccacatggactaaaatggcatttaactctattattttaataaaaaatttgttataataaaacttgTAATGATCAAAATGTCCTTCACTAAACTGAGGAAAGGGACAATaaaccagttttttttttttttttttttgagaaatctTTGCTGACTTTGCTTTTGGACCAAAATAACAACAAAACTGAAATCACAAAAATACAGATTCAAAAGATTTAAATTTTGGACTAAAGTTGTAAAAATGACCGAACCTCTCATGTACCAAAATGATAGTTTACTCTAATCTAAACAAAAACCTACCCGACCCGAATAACATGTTTTCATCTGTTTGGATAATAAAACCCCCTTCCCCAAAAAGAAAGAAGACTCACTCACACATTTCAAGGATCGTCAACAACACAAGAATCCACTAACGACAATGCAACCCCAGAAAACCCTACCGGAATCCGACCTACCATCACTCGCCGCCATCAAAGTGAAATCCTCCTCACCTCGTTTCCGCCCCACCGCAAACCCTTCCGCCACCGAAACCCCCACCGCCGGCGCCCAACGCCGCATCGGCATCGCCGTCGACCTCAGCGACGAAAGCGCCTTCGCCGTTAAGTGGGCCGTCCACCAGTACATCCGCCCCGGCGACGCCGTGATCCTCATCCACGTCCGCCCTACTTCCGTCCTCTACGGCGCTGACTGGGGCTCCGTTGACCTCTCAATCGTTGACACTGACGATGAAGCTTCGAAGCTCAAACTCGAAGACGATTTCGACACTTTTACGACGACTAAAGCTGCGGACCTAGCGCAGCCTCTGGTGGACGCGCATATACCGTATAAGATCCATATTGTGAAAGATCATGATATGAAAGAGAGGCTGTGCTTGGAGGTTGAGAGGTTGGGGTTAAGTGCGGTTATTATGGGGAGCCGAGGGTTCGGTGCCACCAAACGGGGCAGTGATGGGCGGCTTGGGAGTGTGAGTGATTACTGTGTGCGTCATTGTGTGTGTCCGGTTGTCGTTGTCAGGTATCCGGATGAGAAGGATGCAGCAGTTGCCACTGTTTCTGATGATGTGCCCAAATGTTAGTCTTCTCTTTTCAACTTGATTTGGATTATGTTGTGTGATTAATGTGTATTGCCGAAATATTAGACATGAGTGAGTGAGTATTAATGGAGTCTTTTATTAAGATAGGCTGGCTGCAAGCATTTAATTAGGTGGTATTGAGACTTGATAAATCTTGCTAGATATATATAGTCAATGAACGTGTTACTTGCATTATGCACCATATGATTGCCCGgatagagtttttttttttttgaaaggagaaCTTCATTAAACACACCGAACCCGAAAACCGGGACggaaaaacaaacaaacttacatattaacaaatttacaccaatcagCCTAAATAAAAGAACCCTTCTTAGCCCTATGTTTGAACCACAAAAAACTCACCGCCCTCACCTCGCTAAAAATATCCTCAACACTACATTTTTTCCCATTGAAGCGTAAGTCGTTCCTAGCCTTCCAAAGAAACCAACAAGCTGAAATCACGATCCCGTGTAAAGCCACCCTCTCCGACTCCTCTCTACTCCCCACCGAATGCATCTCCAAAAGATCACGAAACGAGAAAACGAAGAAATTTCTGATACGACACCAGAAACTTATTCTCTCCCAGAGGCCCAATGCTAGAGGACAAGCCGTAAACACATGAAGCCAAAAGTACTACACTTATCTGGTCACATGAAGCTAAACATATATACCAATGGTTTTGTTTTTGCCTTCCTTGTGAccagatatatattttttaggtCATAAAAGTACTACACTTTCATTTAAGCCAAAATCTTTTAGAATTTAGATTAAATGACCTACTTTGCTACGTACTACAAATACAATTACAACTCATTCATAATAATTAATGTGGCTCGTTTTCTTATTTTGCGGCTTGAAATTCTGCATCCTTTCCTTTTAACTTCTAGCTTCTAGGGCCTCCATTGAGTTGGAGTTTATTATCATTGCAGGATGCTTACACATTTGGCATATAATTTAACGGTTACATAAAACTATGTTTGTAGCTTTTTAAATATTTATGATACTCGGTTAACTTGGTAGAATCAATACTTATCTTATAAGAGTCCCTAAGTGAACCGTCATATTTGCAAAAAACGCAAAGAAATAAAAGAGTAATCTTTTTTTCTCCACATACTTTATTATGATATATCTCGTAAAAGCAACCTCAAGTATTCAGTTACAAACTTTCGGTGTTAATTTCATCTCTTCGTAAAGAAGTAAACCTTTAAGTGGTATCCCTGTTTCATTGAGGAAGTTTAGTTATGGTGTTTGTTTAGGAACCTGATGTTATCGAAGATGCATTTGGTGTGTTCGCATTAATTTAGAATAGCTTTTTACAGTCATTTCAAGCTAGtgatactattcgagttttagttTGATTGCTTTTTACATGATTGCTTTTCTTACATTTTTGGCATTTATCTTTTGACAGAAACATATAGAGGGAATGCTCTCTGTGTGACTCTTTCATTTAAGGTGAGTATGCACGTAACCTGGCACTGCTTTGTATTGGTAACTAGAGGAGACAATTTTGATCCATCTACTTATTAATGGGAGTTTTGGGATATGTTTCGGTTTTAGTTGAATTAAAAAGTTAGTTTGAGTTGCCCAAAAATCATACAATTCTTAAAGCAGCTTATTAGAAAATTAAGAGTATTATAGTTGAAATGATGTAGCTTTTATACTCATACATGACAGGAATTAGTTAGTTTATAAAAGTTCTTTGGGCAAATAGTTTTTTTGGATCAACCTGACATGTTTAATCCTGTACAAAGTTGACTTCTTTTGACCTGAATCTGTTATCTTCCAACCCTTTTTGCCACCTTTGTTAATAATCTGTCAGGAAACGGGCCGACATTTGTCTAAAGTCCTTTTTTTAAGCAGATGCACAAGACCCTTAAATCATCTTATTTGAAAGTTTTTGTACTCATCTTTGACTCCTAAGTTAACTTATTTAAAATCTAAATATTTTGAACCAAAAGTGTTTTAGGTCTACCTTGAGTCAATATCGGTGGGATAGCGGTTATCGGCCTTTTGCAAAATTGTGGTCAAAATATTTGttccgatattatcggcgatattgaccgatatttgaccgcTATTTTGATTCGAAAATATCGGTCGTGGCAACGATTTTCCAGGTGGTTTATTTTTCGAGACAAACTAAGGAAACATTAATAGCCCAAAATAATAGCACATTCGACTCCGACAGTCCCACACTTCCATTAACCCTAAGGCCTAAACCATGGGTAATTTAGTTTTTGTACTCATTATGACActaattaatttataaaaaaaatctaaaaggtTTGGGCAAAAAGTCTTGTGGATCAACCTGACCCGTTTAAACCTGTAAAAAAACGTACCTGTATGTTTTTGCTTACCAGTCCTTTTTGCTGTAATCTTAAATGCATAAATCTCtgttttttatataaaagatTTTGTACTCATCTTTGACTTAAAATTCTCAAAATTTTGGACCAAATGTGCTCTGGGTCTACCTGATCTGAACCCATTTTCATTAAGGACTCATCTGTGTAATAGCCCCTGCTTGATTGCGTGCAGGATTATTCATGTTTCCGACTATCTATTTATGACATGTATGATATTTTAGAGTTAAATTTGTCAAGTCTTTTGATGCTGTTTTCATTTGTTGACCAAATGCAGGCTGAGCAGGAGGCATTTTTTTCGTGTTTGAATTTGGATATTATGATGTATGAGGTGTGTCTGAGGTAGAAACTGATGCTAGTTACTATAATGATCAAGTCTTGCATCTAC encodes the following:
- the LOC110912850 gene encoding universal stress protein PHOS32; this encodes ICLDNKTPFPKKKEDSLTHFKDRQQHKNPLTTMQPQKTLPESDLPSLAAIKVKSSSPRFRPTANPSATETPTAGAQRRIGIAVDLSDESAFAVKWAVHQYIRPGDAVILIHVRPTSVLYGADWGSVDLSIVDTDDEASKLKLEDDFDTFTTTKAADLAQPLVDAHIPYKIHIVKDHDMKERLCLEVERLGLSAVIMGSRGFGATKRGSDGRLGSVSDYCVRHCVCPVVVVRYPDEKDAAVATVSDDVPK